A stretch of DNA from Sphingobacteriaceae bacterium:
CACCAAGAAAGACCACAAACTGTAATACGTGGCACTACAGAATCGGCCCGAACGCTACCCCTACCACACCAGAATCCCCATTTCATGCGGCTTTCCGGGATCGCGCGTCACCGCGATCGGGCCATAACTGTCAAACCCGAGTCAGATATTGATATGCGCTTCGAAAGATTGAGCTACATAGCCAAGCACGGTCTATATTACTTAGCGGAACGCAATGCCCTTCGAAGCACTGGGTTTTGGTTACCTGATGAGAAAGGTAAGAGTCGGCTGTTTGCCTAGTTGTCGAAGCATCTGTTGAGGAATCAAAGCCTAGTCCCGGGGGCGTTATCAGCCCGGTCTGTTGTGCAGCAAAGACCAATTGGGACTGGTCCCGGGTGTTAGTCGCGGCACAGTGATTTGCTGCCTTCCATGCCGGCGTGTAGCGGGTGCACTACGGGCGAGTCATCGCCATCCTGTCCCGCTGAAAGTTCAGGCCCGTCTTTTTATTTCATCAACAACTCCAAATCCTTCTCGCCCACCTGGCCGTCTACGATGCGGACTTCCATCTCTTCGTCGTTGCGGACGAGGCGGAAGATGCCGTTGTTGAAGTCGGTGCCCAACTCCTTGTAGAAGACGCCTTCGTAGACCTTGCCGGGGCCGCCCCTGAAGCTCAGGCGGTAGCCCTTTTCGTCCTTGACCAGGTAGCCCCTTACACCCTTTTCGAAGGCCCCGTTCTCCGTCTCCATCTCCCGGGGAATGGCCACGATGTGGATGTCCACAAAGGGCACCTCATGCAGCAGCACGTTGACGAAGGAGCCTTTGGTGATTTCCTTCCAGCGGCTCTGGGCCGTCTGGCCGATGACGATCTGGGTGATGTTCTTCTCCTTGACCACTTCGTGGATGACGTGGGCCACCGGCCGTTGCTCGTTGTACTTGATGATGTATTCCCTGGCGCCGTGCTCTTCGGCGATCTGGCGCAGGCGGGAAAGGGACTGCACCTTCTCCAGGTCCAGATCTTCTTCGGCCTGAGGCTCAACGGTCAGAACGTACAAGGGGCAGTTGAGCATCCGGGCAAGCTGGCAGCCCCTGCGGATCAGCCGTTCGCCGTTGGGACCGTAGTAGACGCATACCAGAATACTCTCGTCCGTCTTGCCGCTGGTCAATTGAGGTCCACCTCTCCCGTCGGTTGAAGGTGACGATTGCCGCACACCGCCCGGACAATTGGCCTGGGAAGGCCGTTACGGTATAATGACGCCGTTGCCGGTAGCCTAGGAGGGGGGATGCGGTTGCTCGGTCTGCACCTGCCTATTGCCATACCGTTTCTTATTGCCCTGGTTGTCCCCTTCCTCTTTCGCATTTTCCGACAAATCCATACAGGCTGGTTCGTAATACTGGTTCCCCTGGCCCTGTTCGGCCATTTCCTCCGGTTCCTGCCGGTCGATAATGCGGAGCCCGTCCAAGGCAGCCTTGCCTGGATAAAGGCCCTGGACATCCATTTCGCCGCCCGGCTGGACGGCTTGGCCCTGCTCTTCGCCCTCATCATCACGGGCATGGGAATTTTGGTAGTATTGTACTCCATCTACTACATGGACAAGGAAACGGAAGCCCTGGGCAATTTCTACGCCTACATGATGCTGTTCATGGGCTCCATGCTGGGTGTCGTCCTGTCCGACAACCTGATAGTCCTCTACACCTTTTGGGAGATAACCAGCGTTTCCTCCTTTTTGCTCATCGGCTACTGGCATCAGCGGCGCAAGGCCCGGTATGGCGCCCAGAAGTCCATGATGATCACCGTGTTCGGCGGCTTCGCCATGCTGCTGGGCTTCATCGGGCTCCACGCCATCTCAGGCACCTTCAGCATCAGCGCCATGACTGCCACGGCGGGGGAGATGGCCGGGCATCCCTTCTTCATACCGGCCATGCTGCTCATCCTTTTGGGGGCCTTCACCAAGTCGGCCCAACTGCCCTTCCACATCTGGCTGCCTGACGCCATGGAAGCGCCCACGCCCATCAGCGCCTATCTCCACTCGGCCACCATGGTGAAGGCCGGGGTCTTTCTGGTGGCCCGCCTCACGCCGGTGTTCGGCGCCCGCCCGGAATGGGCGTGGATCGTCATGCTGGTGGGCCTGGCCACCTTGTTCTGGGGCTCCTTCTCCGCCGTGCGCCAGCACGACCTGAAGGCTATGCTGGCCTACTCCACCGTGAGCCAGTTGGGCCTCATCATGGCGGTGCTGGGCGCCGGCGCCATGGCCCTGGGCCCCTCGGCGGGGGCGGAAGGGGCCCTCATGGCCGTGGGCGCCATCCTGGCGGCCTTGTTCCACCTGGTGAACCATTCGGTTTTCAAGGGGAGCCTGTTCATGGTGGTGGGCATCTTGGACCACGAGACGGGCTCCCGGGATCTGCGCCGCCTCAGCGGGCTCATGGGCGTAATGCCGGTGTCCTTCACCATCGCCCTCGTAGGGGCCTTGTCCATGGCCGGGCTGCCCCCGTTGGGCGGCTTCCTCAGCAAGGAGATGTTTTTCACCGGCATCTTGGACGCCGCCCGGTCCACCGGCTGGATCTGGGCTACGCTGCTGCCCCTGGCCGCCTGGGTCGCCAGCGTCTTTACCTTTGTGTATTGTATGGTGCTGATTTTGCGGCCGTTCACCGGGCCCTACCGGCCGGAAGTGCATGACAAGCGGCCCCGGGAGGCGCCCCTGGGGATGCTCCTGGCGCCGGCGGTGCTGGCGGTTCTGGCGGTGGGCTTCTTTTTCTTTCCCAACGCCTTGGTGGCCGGCCTGGTGGGGCCGGCGGTGGGGGCGGTGCTGCCGGGCCTGGTGCCCGCCGGGGAGCCCTTCCCCGTGCAGATTCAAGCCTGGCACGGGCTGAACACCGAGCTTTTCATGACTTTGGGCGTCATCGCCCTGGGGGCGGTGCTGTACAGCCAGCTGCCCCGCTGGTCGGCGGTGTACGACTGGCTGCCGGCCCGCATCTCCTTGAACAATTTCTACGACGGCAGCCAGGTCTGGGGCGAGCGCCTGGGCCGGCGGGTGACCCGGACCTACATGACCGGCTATTTGGCCCACTACCTGTCGTACATCTTCCTGGCCGTCATCGGCCTGGTGGGCGGCTCCCTGCTGCTGCTCAACGCCTTCTCCCTGGACGCGTCGAGCAACTCGCCCATCAGCATTTACGAATTGATGCTGGGGCTGGCGGTGGTGGCGGCGGCGGTGGCCATCATCTTCAGCCGGTCCCGGCTGACGTCCATCATCTCCTTGAGCGCCGTGGGCCTTACCGTCTCATTGTTTTACGTGGTCTTCCGGGCGCCGGACCTGGCCTTGACCCAGCTGGTGGTGGAGACCATTTCCACGGGCTTGTTCCTGCTGTGCTTCTACTTCCTGCCCCGGATGCCCAAGGCCCTGCCCAGTGTGCCGGTCCACGCCATCAACGCCCTTATCGCCGTGGGGGTGGGGACCACCTTGACGCTAATCGGCCTGTCGGCCCAGGGCTACCAGGTGTTCGAGCCCATCGCCTCCTATTTCGAACGGTCCGATGAACTGGCCGGCGCCTTGAACATGGTCAACGCCCTGCTGGTGGATTTCCGCGGCTTCGATACGATGTTGGAGAGCGTGGTCTTGTTCGCGGCAGGCATCGGCGTCTACGCCCTGATCAAGCTGCGCCAGGCCAAGGCCGAGGGGGAGGGCTCGTGAGGTTCACCGACGTCATCCTGCAAACGGCCACCAAGGTGCTGATTTTCATCATCCTGGCCTTCGCCGTCTACATCCTGCTGGCTGGCCACAACCATCCCGGGGGCGGCTTCATCGCCGGCCTCATCACGGCGTCGGGCTTCGTCCTGCTGTACATCGCCTTCGGCCAGCAGTTCGTGGCGGCGGGCCTGCCCCTGGATTTCAAGAAGGTGGGGGCCGCCGGCCTCCTCATCTCCGTGCTGACGGGGACCGGCGCGCTGCTCTTCGGGGCGCCCTTCCTGCAGCACGGGGTGGTGGCGGTACACGTACCCGCCTTCGGCCGGGTGGACATCGCCACGGCCATGATTTTCGACGTGGGTGTCTACCTGGCGGTGGTGGGCACCACCATGACCATCATCACTTCCATCGCCAACGACGGCTGAGGAAAGACAGAGGGAAGTCATCGTGGAGATTTTCATCACCATTGTTGCGGGAATCCTCATAACCATCGGTACATATCTGGCGCTGAGCCGGATGGTGCTGCGGATCATCCTGGGGCTTTCCCTGTTCACCCACGGCTCCCACCTGATGATGATGGCCATCAACGGGCTGAAGAAGGGCGCGGCGCCCCTGGTGCGGGAGGGGGTCACCCAGTACACCGACCCCGTGCCCCAGGCTTTGATCCTGACTTCCATCGTCATCAGCTTTGCCTTGACGGCCTTATACCTGGTCCTGGCCTACCGCACCTACGTGGTGCTGGGCACCGATGACATGACCCAGTTGAAGGGGCAGGAATATGAATAACCTGGTGGTCATGCCCCTTCTCATCCCGTTGCTGGCGGGCATCGTGCTGGTCTTCATCCCGGGCCGGGTGCAGCTGCAGAAGTGGATCGCCGGCTTGGCGGCCCTTTTGACCCTGGCGGCGTCTCTGGCCCTGGTCGGGCGGGTTTCCCGCGAGGGCATTCAAGTTTTGAGCCTGGGAAGCTGGGAGGCGCCCTACGGCATCGCCCTGGTGGCCGACATGCTGTCGAGCCTCCTGGTGGCCACGGCGTCGGTGGTGGCCCTGGCCTGCGTGCTGTACGGCTACGGCGCCTTCGACGAGGGGCGGCTCCGCACCTACGTCTATCCCTTCATCATGTTGCTCCTGTGCGGTGTCAACGGCTCCTTCCTCACCGGCGACCTGTTCAACTTGTTTGTCTGCTTCGAGGTCATGCTGGTGGCCTCGTACGTCTTGATCAGCCTGGGCGGCGGGCGCCTGCAGCTGCGGGAATCCATTAAATACGTCGTGGTGAACATGGTGTCGTCCACGGTGTTTTTCGTGGCCATCGCCTACATGTACTCCATCACCGGGACGCTGAACATGGCCCACCTGTCCCAGCGGGTGGCGGCGGCGGGCCAGGACGGGCTGATGACCACGGTGGGGCTGCTGTTCCTCATCGTCTTCGGCACCAAGTCGGCTTTGTTTCTATACATCTGGCTGCCCGGGTCCTACCGGGTGCCGCCGGCGCCGGTGGCGGCCTTGTTCGCGGCTTTGCTGACCAAGGTGGGGATCTACACCATCCTGCGCATGTTCACCCTGATTTTCTACCACCAGCCGCAGTTCACCCACACGGCTTTGATCTGGTTGGCGGGCATCACCATGCTGCTGGGGGCTCTGGGCGCCATCTCCCACGGTCACATTAGGAAGATTCTGGCCTACAACATCATTGTTTCGGTGGGCTTCATCGTCTTCGGCATCGGGGTGCTGCACCGGACGGCCTTGGCCGGGGCCCTGTTCTACTTGATGCACGACATGATCGCCAAAGCCCTGGTCTACATCATCGGCCTGGCCCTGGCGGGCACGGCCCAGCTGGGGGAGAGCAACGAGTCGTCGCCCTTCCGGCCGTGGCTGGGGTGGCTGTTCTTCCTGACGGCCTTGGCCATCGCCGGGGTGCCGCCCTTGAGCGGTTTCGTGGGGAAGCTGATGATCCTCCAGGGCGGTGTGGCCAACGAGTATTATGTAATGGCCGGCGTTGGCCTCCTCACCAGTCTGATGGTGCTGTATTCCTTGATGAAAGTTTTCATCAACGGCTTCTGGGCGGAACGGCCCATGGGGGAGGGTGAGCCGCCCTCCACGGGGCGGGAAGCCCTGGCTCCCGGCGTCATGCTGGCGGTGCTGGTCATCGGCCTGGGCTTGGGAGCCGACTGGGTGATGGACCTGGTCCAGCAGGCCGCCGATGTCATGGTAGACCCGTCGGTGTACATCGAGGCGGTTTTGGGCGGCGCTACGCCATAGGAAAGGGGGGCCGGCGGTGACCTTTCAAATCCTGCTGAACCTCATCGTAGCCCTGGTGTGGATGATGTTCCACAACTCGTGGAGCTTCTTGAGCTTTTTCACCGGCTACCTGGTGGGCCTGCTTTTCGTCTTCCTGATGCGGCGGTTCTTCAACCGTCCCTTCTACGGCACCAAGGTGGTGGCCGTGGGGAAGCTCCTCTGGCTGTTCATCGTGGAGCTGTTCAAGTCTACCTTTGTTGTGATCGGCCAGGTGACCCGGCCCCGGCTGAACATCCGGCCCGGCATCTTCCGGGTGCGGACCAAGTTGAAGTCCGATTGGGAGATTACCGCCCTTTCCTATTTGATCACCTTGACGCCGGGGTCGGTGGTCATGGAGGTGGACCCGGCCCAAGGCATCATGTACATCCACGGCATGGACGCCGACGAGTTCAAGAGCAGCATTCTGGCCTCCAAGCGCAGATTTGAGCAGGCCATCAAGGAGGTGGCCCGGTGAACCTGACACCCTTCTGGTACACGGCCCTGGCGGTGCTTAGCCTGTCGGTCATCATCGCCCTTTACCGGGTGATCAAAGGGCCGTCGCTGCAGGATCGGATTCTGGCCCTGGATTCCATCAGCTACACCATCGTGGGCATGGTGGGCGTTCTGTCCATCATCATGGATACCCAGGTTTACCTGGACATCATCTTGCTCATCGGCATCCTGGCCTTTTTGAGCACCACTTCTCTGTGCCGGTTCATCGAACGAGGGGTCGTGATCGAACGTGGCGGCGATTAAGGTTTTGGTGCTGGTGCTGGTGCTGTTCGGGACGGCCCTGTCGGCCTTGAGCAGCTTGGGCTTCCTGCGGCTGCCCGATGTGTACACCCGGGCCCATGCGGCCACCAAGAGCACCACCCTGGGCATCTTGAGCATCTTGATGGCGGCCTTCATTCATTTCTGGATCATGCACGACGTGATCAACGTGCGGCTGCTGCTGGGCATCGTCTTTGTGTTCCTGACGGCACCCATCGCAGGGCATCTCATCATCCGCTCGGCCCACCGGTCGGGCGTCGACCTGTCCGACATCAGCGTCCAGGACGACTTGGAGACCGACCTGGCCAAGCAGGCCGAGTTGACCCAGGGCCAGCCCTTGGTGCGGCAGGGGTTTGAGTAGGGTCAGGTTCCGTACAGCCGGTCGCCGGCATCTCCCAGTCCAGGGACAATGTAGGCTTTGTCGTTGAGCCCTTGGTCGACGGCGGCGGTGTAGACCGGCACGTCGGGATGGGCTCTGTGGAAGGCGGCGATGCCTTCGGGCGCCGCCACCAGGGCCAGGAAGGAGATGGCCTGCCCGCCGGCTTCTTTGACCATGCGAACCCCGGCCACGGCGGAGCCGCCGGTGGCCAGCATGGGATCCAGCACCAGTATGGGCAGGTTTTTCACGTCCGGCGGGAAGCTGCTGTAGTAAGTCACCGGCTGGGTGGTGTCGGGATCCCGGTACAGACCGATGTGGCCCACCCGGGCGTTGGGGAAGAGGCGCAGGATGCCGTCGGCCATGGCCAGGCCGGCCCGGAGGATGGGTACCAGGCAGACAGGCCCGGCCAGGCGCACTCCCCGGGTGGGGCCGACGGGCGTTTCCAGTTCGGTTTCCGTGGTGGGCAGGTTCCGGGCGGCCTCATAAGCCAGCAGTAGGGACAGTTCTTTCACCAAAGGCCGGAACTGCTCGGGCGGCGTCTCCTTATCCCGCAGGATGGTCAGTTGGTGCTGGACCAGGGGATGGTCGATTAGGTGGACTTGAGCCATGTTCAGTAACCTCCCGGCCATGGTTGCCGGCCTTGCTGCAGGCACCCGGCTATTCTTTGGTTTCGCCGGGCCCTCGGACCGTCCTGTTGCCTTTGGTTTTTGGCCGATATTCCGCCATTATTTGTTGATCCACAAACAATGACCCAACCGAAACCGGCCTGATGTGTACAAAATCTGCGATTTTGGTCATTTTTCCCGGCCCCGAAGGGGGCTATTTCCAAAATAATCAGGTATTTTGTCAACTAGGCCCTGATCGGGCTGTCTGGCGGGCGCAAATTTTGACGGGGTAAGCACCAAATCCTCAAAATTCTGCCCTATAGGCTCAAGAAGTTTCTATATCGATTCTGCGGAATCTCCCCGTAGTCGAGCTGCCGGACTCCACCGCCGCAAAATAATGCGCCGCAAACCAAAATTTTTCCCCCCCACAGCAGGATCGGCACCAATCCCCATAGAAGAAAATGGCAAAACCTGGAAGCCATGAGGTGGTTTAGATGGAACATGAACCATGGTGGGAGATCAAGGTTCCGGTGAAGCTCATCACCGA
This window harbors:
- a CDS encoding Na+/H+ antiporter subunit A gives rise to the protein MRLLGLHLPIAIPFLIALVVPFLFRIFRQIHTGWFVILVPLALFGHFLRFLPVDNAEPVQGSLAWIKALDIHFAARLDGLALLFALIITGMGILVVLYSIYYMDKETEALGNFYAYMMLFMGSMLGVVLSDNLIVLYTFWEITSVSSFLLIGYWHQRRKARYGAQKSMMITVFGGFAMLLGFIGLHAISGTFSISAMTATAGEMAGHPFFIPAMLLILLGAFTKSAQLPFHIWLPDAMEAPTPISAYLHSATMVKAGVFLVARLTPVFGARPEWAWIVMLVGLATLFWGSFSAVRQHDLKAMLAYSTVSQLGLIMAVLGAGAMALGPSAGAEGALMAVGAILAALFHLVNHSVFKGSLFMVVGILDHETGSRDLRRLSGLMGVMPVSFTIALVGALSMAGLPPLGGFLSKEMFFTGILDAARSTGWIWATLLPLAAWVASVFTFVYCMVLILRPFTGPYRPEVHDKRPREAPLGMLLAPAVLAVLAVGFFFFPNALVAGLVGPAVGAVLPGLVPAGEPFPVQIQAWHGLNTELFMTLGVIALGAVLYSQLPRWSAVYDWLPARISLNNFYDGSQVWGERLGRRVTRTYMTGYLAHYLSYIFLAVIGLVGGSLLLLNAFSLDASSNSPISIYELMLGLAVVAAAVAIIFSRSRLTSIISLSAVGLTVSLFYVVFRAPDLALTQLVVETISTGLFLLCFYFLPRMPKALPSVPVHAINALIAVGVGTTLTLIGLSAQGYQVFEPIASYFERSDELAGALNMVNALLVDFRGFDTMLESVVLFAAGIGVYALIKLRQAKAEGEGS
- the upp gene encoding uracil phosphoribosyltransferase, which gives rise to MAQVHLIDHPLVQHQLTILRDKETPPEQFRPLVKELSLLLAYEAARNLPTTETELETPVGPTRGVRLAGPVCLVPILRAGLAMADGILRLFPNARVGHIGLYRDPDTTQPVTYYSSFPPDVKNLPILVLDPMLATGGSAVAGVRMVKEAGGQAISFLALVAAPEGIAAFHRAHPDVPVYTAAVDQGLNDKAYIVPGLGDAGDRLYGT
- a CDS encoding Na(+)/H(+) antiporter subunit F1; this translates as MNLTPFWYTALAVLSLSVIIALYRVIKGPSLQDRILALDSISYTIVGMVGVLSIIMDTQVYLDIILLIGILAFLSTTSLCRFIERGVVIERGGD
- a CDS encoding universal stress protein yields the protein MTSGKTDESILVCVYYGPNGERLIRRGCQLARMLNCPLYVLTVEPQAEEDLDLEKVQSLSRLRQIAEEHGAREYIIKYNEQRPVAHVIHEVVKEKNITQIVIGQTAQSRWKEITKGSFVNVLLHEVPFVDIHIVAIPREMETENGAFEKGVRGYLVKDEKGYRLSFRGGPGKVYEGVFYKELGTDFNNGIFRLVRNDEEMEVRIVDGQVGEKDLELLMK
- a CDS encoding Na(+)/H(+) antiporter subunit B, which translates into the protein MRFTDVILQTATKVLIFIILAFAVYILLAGHNHPGGGFIAGLITASGFVLLYIAFGQQFVAAGLPLDFKKVGAAGLLISVLTGTGALLFGAPFLQHGVVAVHVPAFGRVDIATAMIFDVGVYLAVVGTTMTIITSIANDG
- a CDS encoding Na+/H+ antiporter subunit D produces the protein MNNLVVMPLLIPLLAGIVLVFIPGRVQLQKWIAGLAALLTLAASLALVGRVSREGIQVLSLGSWEAPYGIALVADMLSSLLVATASVVALACVLYGYGAFDEGRLRTYVYPFIMLLLCGVNGSFLTGDLFNLFVCFEVMLVASYVLISLGGGRLQLRESIKYVVVNMVSSTVFFVAIAYMYSITGTLNMAHLSQRVAAAGQDGLMTTVGLLFLIVFGTKSALFLYIWLPGSYRVPPAPVAALFAALLTKVGIYTILRMFTLIFYHQPQFTHTALIWLAGITMLLGALGAISHGHIRKILAYNIIVSVGFIVFGIGVLHRTALAGALFYLMHDMIAKALVYIIGLALAGTAQLGESNESSPFRPWLGWLFFLTALAIAGVPPLSGFVGKLMILQGGVANEYYVMAGVGLLTSLMVLYSLMKVFINGFWAERPMGEGEPPSTGREALAPGVMLAVLVIGLGLGADWVMDLVQQAADVMVDPSVYIEAVLGGATP
- a CDS encoding Na+/H+ antiporter subunit E, whose protein sequence is MTFQILLNLIVALVWMMFHNSWSFLSFFTGYLVGLLFVFLMRRFFNRPFYGTKVVAVGKLLWLFIVELFKSTFVVIGQVTRPRLNIRPGIFRVRTKLKSDWEITALSYLITLTPGSVVMEVDPAQGIMYIHGMDADEFKSSILASKRRFEQAIKEVAR
- the mnhG gene encoding monovalent cation/H(+) antiporter subunit G, whose protein sequence is MAAIKVLVLVLVLFGTALSALSSLGFLRLPDVYTRAHAATKSTTLGILSILMAAFIHFWIMHDVINVRLLLGIVFVFLTAPIAGHLIIRSAHRSGVDLSDISVQDDLETDLAKQAELTQGQPLVRQGFE
- a CDS encoding Na(+)/H(+) antiporter subunit C translates to MEIFITIVAGILITIGTYLALSRMVLRIILGLSLFTHGSHLMMMAINGLKKGAAPLVREGVTQYTDPVPQALILTSIVISFALTALYLVLAYRTYVVLGTDDMTQLKGQEYE